The following are encoded together in the Vespa velutina chromosome 3, iVesVel2.1, whole genome shotgun sequence genome:
- the LOC124948066 gene encoding proline-rich nuclear receptor coactivator 2-like: MTNSAPKLNDKVERQGSPNTGGKRHHRSSMKSSPFFHSSGGRYGKNGINNNNNNNSTGRLSCSPPCSGKSSRNSPLRYDSSSSPRGSPTNSFYAGAKFSEPPSPASLPKPPSHWTNNRLINSCQRSERRNNNDISNHLKMILNVQA; the protein is encoded by the coding sequence ATGACGAATTCGGCACCAAAGTTGAACGACAAGGTCGAGCGACAGGGCTCACCTAACACAGGTGGAAAGAGGCATCATCGCAGTTCGATGAAATCATCACCGTTCTTTCATAGCAGCGGAGGACGTTATGGTAAAAATGGaatcaacaataacaacaacaacaacagcaccGGTAGACTGAGTTGCAGTCCACCATGTAGCGGTAAAAGTTCAAGAAATTCGCCGTTGCGATATGATAGTAGCAGCAGTCCAAGGGGTAGCCCTACTAATAGCTTTTACGCTGGCGCCAAATTTTCGGAACCACCATCACCTGCGAGTCTACCTAAACCACCAAGCCATTGGACCAATAACAGACTCATCAATAGTTGCCAGCGGTCCGAAAGGagaaataacaatgatatatcGAATCATCTTAAGATGATACTCAACGTCCAAGCCTGA
- the LOC124948057 gene encoding cytoplasmic dynein 2 intermediate chain 2-like: MFRNESFDAVGFESQVSVAKPELSESVQTTEIVYSSNQVQTTERKNAETQTVQEQTKTPNIDYNKLANFLKRVTPSVLEALDEIHNTNAFEDYDTETTKNTSVNLQLLKRLNTVEESDKQIKISDLSWSIAGGTLVVSHSVVYHETWCDHLSKIQLYSLSREDKLSDISNKTLEVNSCVTVLSYHPVEPSILAAGLFNGDVLVWNLRNDDSVTPIQVYSHGDTVSQIYWKPRTVNDVSILVSSSKDGYIIVNKLMANFTTTRLHKRFKIIKEHNPIENSRPRSAGGTRERAVEAGLCITSFDFSWKDPNIFIVGTLCGGIYKCSLDRMSFIEGDESLSDPVIDEYDRHEGSITCVKCSPSRNLFVTCGTDKDIRIYDLDQNISQQSISLESTVIGLTWIIGSPDIFATFGAGNAIKFYNVTNGKAVTNIKVEVISEASISNISLNSKRDILGIGDVQGRLEIWKVPRQLF, from the exons ATGTTCAGAAATGAATCGTTTGACGCTGTAGGTTTTGAATCTCAAGTATCAGTTGCAAA accAGAGCTATCTGAAAGTGTACAGACCACAGAAATTGTATATTCTTCAAATCAAGTTCAAActacggaaagaaaaaatgcagaA ACTCAAACTGTACAAGAACAGACAAAGACGCCGaacattgattataataaattagcaaattttttaaaaagagttACACCAAGTGTATTAGAAGCCTTGGATGAAATTCACAATACCAATGCTTTTGAAGATTACGATACTGAAACAACAAAGAATACATCTGTTAATTTGCAACtgttaaaaagattaaacaCTGTAGAGGAATCAGATAAACAG ATAAAAATAAGTGATTTATCATGGAGTATCGCAGGTGGAACATTAGTTGTATCCCATAGCGTTGTATACCATGAAACTTGGTGCGATCATCTTTCAAAAATACAATTGTACAGTCTATCGAGAGAAGACAAGCTTTCAGATATTTCTAACAAAACTTTGGAAGTAAATTCTTGCGTTACAGTATTGTCTTATCATCCCGTGGAACCTTCAATTTTAGCAGCGGGCTTATTTAATG GAGATGTATTAGTTTGGAATCTTAGAAATGATGATTCAGTCACGCCAATACAAGTTTATTCTCATGGTGACACTGTCTCTCAAATATATTGGAAACCAAGAACAGTAAATGATGTATCTATTTTAGTGAGCTCAAGTAAAGACGGATATATCATAGTTAACAAATTAATGGCTAATTTTACAACGACTCGTTTACACAAAAG attcaaaataataaaagagcaTAATCCAATAGAGAATTCACGACCACGAAGCGCAGGTGGCACACGCGAACGTGCAGTAGAAGCTGGATTATGTATTACCAGCTTTGATTTTTCATGGAAAGAtcctaatatttttattgtaggAACATTATGTGGtggaatatataaatgttctcTCGATCGCATGTCTTTTATTGAAG GAGACGAAAGTCTTTCAGATCCAGTAATAGATGAGTATGACAGACATGAAGGAAGTATAACTTGTGTTAAATGTTCGCCAAGTCGTAATTTATTCGTTACTTGTGGGACGGATAAAGAcattcgtatatacgatttggATCAG AATATTAGTCAACAGTCAATTTCGTTGGAAAGTACCGTTATAGGTTTAACTTGGATAATAGGAAGTCCGGATATATTTGCAACGTTCGGTGCTGGCAatgcaattaaattttataatgtaacCAATGGTAAAGCTGTAACAAACATAAAAGTTGAAGTAATTAGCGAAGCGAGTATTAGTAATATATCTCTCAATTCTAAAAG AGACATCTTAGGTATCGGGGACGTACAGGGACGTTTAGAAATTTGGAAAGTTCCTCGGCAATTATTctga